A window of the Bacteroidota bacterium genome harbors these coding sequences:
- a CDS encoding efflux RND transporter periplasmic adaptor subunit, with protein MLIKMEKPGVMISVIAMLLCTGCGGAEAVEEKQLRVVVHEEVGFLGGSETRTFSGTAETDKIVNLSFRSGGIVTRFDMQLGQRVEKGQLLARLDNVQSRLAYEQSLSSLNSAASQMNTAKLNLDRIRSLYEKGSASLSDFENAKNSFKTAEASHQSALRSVDIQKEQVRYGYIYAPETGTIASVNAEVDENVGAGQTVAVLNAGADMEISLGLPESVINQVRSGAKVDLAFSSLAGQSFEGRVSEVSPSIDPNNATYPVRIEVLNPSAEIRSGMSANVTFDFADASANSGVLVVPAKAVGEDGSGRFVFLVEEQGSAGAVVKKQPVQIGSLTEEGFEVLAGLSAGQKIATAGLQTLLNGQAVRLQ; from the coding sequence ATGTTGATCAAAATGGAAAAACCAGGTGTGATGATAAGCGTCATTGCCATGCTGCTGTGTACTGGCTGTGGTGGTGCTGAAGCGGTTGAAGAAAAACAACTGCGCGTTGTCGTCCATGAAGAAGTTGGATTTCTGGGAGGTTCAGAAACCCGAACCTTTAGTGGGACCGCTGAAACCGACAAAATTGTTAACCTCAGCTTCCGCTCAGGTGGCATTGTTACGCGCTTTGATATGCAATTGGGCCAGCGTGTCGAAAAAGGCCAACTGCTTGCCCGGTTGGATAACGTTCAATCGCGGCTTGCGTATGAGCAGTCATTGTCGTCTCTGAATAGCGCTGCTTCCCAGATGAATACGGCCAAGTTGAACCTGGACAGGATTCGTTCGCTGTACGAAAAAGGCAGTGCCTCTTTAAGTGACTTTGAGAATGCGAAGAACTCGTTCAAAACTGCCGAGGCGAGCCATCAGTCTGCGTTGCGCAGCGTCGACATCCAAAAAGAACAGGTGCGGTATGGATACATCTATGCACCTGAAACGGGTACAATTGCTTCTGTAAATGCTGAAGTAGATGAGAATGTGGGGGCCGGCCAAACGGTTGCTGTGCTGAATGCCGGGGCTGACATGGAGATCTCGCTTGGCCTGCCAGAGAGTGTCATTAACCAGGTTCGCAGTGGGGCAAAAGTAGACCTGGCTTTTAGTTCGCTGGCTGGGCAGTCATTTGAGGGCCGTGTTTCTGAAGTATCACCATCGATTGACCCTAACAATGCGACATATCCTGTGCGAATCGAAGTATTGAACCCAAGTGCCGAAATACGCTCGGGTATGTCGGCCAACGTAACGTTTGACTTTGCGGATGCCAGTGCAAACAGTGGCGTGCTGGTTGTACCAGCGAAGGCCGTTGGCGAGGATGGTAGCGGGCGGTTTGTGTTTTTAGTAGAAGAGCAAGGAAGTGCCGGCGCTGTTGTCAAGAAACAACCTGTGCAGATTGGTTCGCTTACCGAAGAAGGCTTTGAAGTCCTTGCCGGATTATCAGCCGGACAAAAAATAGCTACGGCCGGGCTACAAACCTTGTTGAACGGGCAGGCAGTACGCTTGCAGTAA
- a CDS encoding TolC family protein: protein MKSLLALSLFFLSSTCLFVVPVAGQSTGQKDTYDIGFLLDARTPELAYMLDSLRQEITAVVGEDAIIRFSDETTLFSDLDIAKAEANYAQLIDGETDIILAFGQVNNTVISSQAEHKKPTILFGAVNIDLVDIPATGETSGIDNFTYLIASQSYKKDLRAFKALYDFKSVGVLLDAGMEASLQTMQPTLQTVFDEVFAPMNATYEFISYASPASLTPYYDSIDAVYLAEGFLLEEAEIIALADTLFERAIPSFTSTSKEDVVSGLMATSQAEETLGQFFRRLALSVEAVVSGQNLADLPLYIDVAEALTINFNTAEKVGVSLKYSQIASFDFVGDFRNVISEETYSVLGVINGVLNDNLVLKLSERNVALSSQDVSLAKSNYLPSLTSSLTGSYLDEETATASNGGNPEYQTAGNITLSQTIFSDGANANIDIQKSLLKAEQAVYDVTELDLVLNAANAYFNALVQKSNLQIRSENLNLTKRNLKIAEQNLEAGQAGLSDVLRLRSAMAQDMQALVEAVNLLEQSFFSINQLLNDPIDREIDIEDAKISAGVFERYNYELLRQTIDDPVQKKVFVDFLVEEALKNAPELREIDYSLEATRRNILLNGSRRFLPTVAAQAQYNRTFDQWGAGVPPPEFALDDNYSVGISVSIPLIDRNQRNINRQTALIQKEQLNLNRANTELSIEKNVQDAVLDMANQIANIELSAVSEAAARESLDLMQSAYTNGAVNIVQLLDSQTNYLQAQLASATANYRYLLASLILERYIGYFFLLHTEAENEAFLQRFNDYFLQNNQ from the coding sequence GTGATCTAGATATAGCAAAAGCAGAAGCGAATTATGCACAACTCATTGATGGAGAAACGGACATCATTCTTGCGTTTGGGCAAGTTAATAACACGGTGATTTCAAGCCAGGCGGAGCATAAAAAACCTACAATTCTTTTTGGTGCGGTTAATATTGACCTCGTGGACATTCCGGCAACGGGAGAGACCTCTGGCATCGACAATTTTACCTATCTCATTGCATCGCAATCCTACAAGAAAGACCTGAGAGCCTTCAAGGCACTGTATGATTTTAAAAGTGTAGGTGTGCTGTTAGACGCCGGCATGGAAGCGAGTCTACAGACCATGCAACCCACCTTGCAGACTGTTTTTGATGAAGTGTTTGCACCGATGAATGCCACGTATGAGTTCATCTCTTACGCCTCTCCGGCCAGCCTGACGCCTTATTATGATTCCATTGATGCAGTGTATCTTGCTGAAGGTTTTTTGCTTGAGGAAGCAGAAATCATCGCGCTTGCTGATACGCTGTTTGAACGCGCCATTCCATCGTTTACATCAACCTCGAAAGAAGATGTTGTGTCGGGTTTGATGGCGACCAGCCAGGCAGAAGAAACGCTGGGCCAGTTCTTTAGGCGCCTTGCATTGAGTGTGGAAGCTGTAGTGAGTGGCCAAAACCTGGCTGACCTGCCTCTTTACATCGACGTCGCAGAAGCGCTCACTATCAACTTCAACACAGCAGAGAAAGTCGGGGTGTCGCTGAAGTATAGCCAGATCGCTTCTTTTGACTTCGTAGGAGATTTCCGGAATGTGATCTCGGAAGAAACGTATTCTGTGCTGGGTGTGATAAATGGTGTATTGAATGATAACCTGGTCTTAAAGCTTTCCGAGCGAAACGTGGCCCTTTCCAGCCAAGATGTGAGCCTTGCAAAGAGTAATTATCTCCCTTCGCTAACCTCAAGCCTGACGGGGTCTTATCTGGACGAAGAAACGGCTACCGCATCGAATGGCGGAAACCCCGAGTACCAGACAGCCGGCAATATCACGCTTTCCCAGACCATTTTCTCCGATGGTGCCAATGCCAATATCGATATTCAGAAAAGCCTGCTGAAAGCTGAACAGGCAGTTTATGACGTCACAGAACTTGACCTCGTGCTTAATGCTGCCAATGCATATTTCAATGCACTGGTGCAGAAGTCTAACCTTCAAATTAGAAGCGAGAATCTTAACCTTACCAAGCGAAATCTGAAGATTGCCGAGCAAAACCTGGAGGCCGGCCAGGCAGGGCTTTCAGATGTGCTGCGTTTGCGGAGTGCCATGGCGCAAGACATGCAGGCGCTCGTTGAAGCAGTCAACTTACTCGAACAATCGTTCTTTAGCATTAATCAACTGCTGAATGATCCAATTGACCGGGAAATTGATATTGAAGATGCCAAGATCAGTGCCGGCGTATTTGAGCGGTACAACTACGAGCTCCTGCGCCAAACGATTGATGATCCGGTGCAGAAAAAGGTGTTTGTAGACTTCCTCGTAGAAGAGGCCCTCAAGAATGCGCCGGAGCTTCGCGAGATCGACTACAGCCTTGAGGCAACACGGCGCAACATATTGCTTAATGGCAGCCGGCGCTTCTTGCCAACTGTTGCAGCCCAGGCGCAGTACAATCGGACCTTCGACCAGTGGGGAGCCGGTGTGCCACCCCCCGAGTTTGCTTTGGATGATAATTACAGCGTGGGCATCAGTGTTTCTATCCCACTCATAGATCGCAACCAGCGCAACATCAATCGACAGACGGCCCTTATTCAAAAAGAGCAACTAAACCTGAACCGGGCAAATACAGAGCTGTCTATTGAGAAAAACGTGCAAGATGCTGTGCTCGATATGGCCAATCAGATTGCCAACATCGAACTGTCAGCAGTCTCTGAAGCAGCCGCGCGTGAAAGCCTGGATCTTATGCAGTCTGCCTACACCAACGGCGCTGTAAATATTGTGCAGCTACTCGATTCACAGACAAACTATTTGCAGGCCCAACTTGCAAGTGCAACGGCGAACTATCGCTACCTGCTTGCCTCGCTTATTCTGGAGCGCTATATCGGGTACTTTTTCTTGTTGCATACCGAGGCTGAAAATGAAGCTTTTTTGCAGCGGTTCAACGACTATTTCCTGCAAAACAACCAATAA